One part of the Streptomyces ferrugineus genome encodes these proteins:
- a CDS encoding SigE family RNA polymerase sigma factor codes for MTEDEFDAFYAAAFPRLTGQLYAFTGDHGEAQDVVQEAFVRAWDRRARFLADSAPEAWVRTVAMRLAVSRWRRAKRWLELVRRSPPPDSTPGPGPEHTALVAALRELPEAQRMAIVLHHLCDLSVQQVASETGAPVGTVKARLSRGRAELAKRLAGDEADVPVRKESGRVR; via the coding sequence ATGACCGAGGACGAGTTCGACGCTTTCTACGCGGCCGCGTTCCCCCGGCTGACCGGTCAGCTCTACGCCTTCACCGGGGACCACGGCGAGGCCCAGGACGTCGTACAGGAGGCGTTCGTACGGGCCTGGGACCGGCGGGCGCGGTTCCTGGCGGACAGCGCTCCCGAGGCGTGGGTCCGCACGGTGGCCATGCGGCTGGCGGTGAGCCGCTGGCGGCGCGCCAAGCGCTGGCTGGAGCTGGTGCGGCGCTCTCCGCCGCCCGACTCCACACCGGGGCCGGGACCCGAGCACACCGCGCTCGTGGCGGCCCTGCGGGAACTGCCCGAGGCACAGCGGATGGCGATCGTCCTGCACCATTTGTGCGACCTGAGTGTGCAACAGGTAGCCTCCGAGACCGGTGCGCCCGTGGGAACCGTCAAGGCGAGGCTGTCCCGGGGGCGCGCGGAGCTGGCGAAGCGGCTTGCGGGGGACGAGGCCGATGTGCCGGTCCGGAAGGAGAGCGGCCGTGTCCGATGA